From a single Bacillota bacterium genomic region:
- the cdd gene encoding cytidine deaminase, producing the protein MHNELIKAAQEALTRAYAPYSGYRVGAAILSGGQIYLGANVENASYGLSMCAERSAVFAAISAGAPRSIEAVAIAIEKGLPSPCGACRQVLREFGEDFPVYLVGGDGQVHETSLAKLLPDSFGPQSLTKGEIN; encoded by the coding sequence ATGCACAATGAATTGATTAAGGCGGCACAAGAGGCCCTAACCAGAGCGTACGCACCTTACTCTGGCTACAGAGTAGGTGCGGCGATTTTGAGTGGGGGCCAAATTTACCTAGGGGCCAATGTCGAGAACGCTTCCTACGGGCTCTCCATGTGTGCCGAGAGATCTGCCGTGTTTGCAGCCATTTCTGCCGGTGCGCCGCGCTCTATAGAGGCCGTGGCCATCGCTATCGAGAAAGGCCTGCCCTCACCATGCGGTGCCTGTCGACAGGTACTGCGCGAGTTTGGCGAGGATTTTCCGGTTTACTTGGTGGGCGGTGACGGGCAAGTGCACGAGACAAGCCTTGCCAAATTACTGCCCGATTCTTTTGGTCCGCAGTCGCTCACAAAGGGGGAAATCAATTGA
- a CDS encoding CBS domain-containing protein, whose protein sequence is MQLTPRQGSILERVKQSQPITAEDLAAELKVSRATIRGDLAILTMSGYLEARPRVGYTYAGREQGGEALARLLELCVREVQSVPVVVKATSSLYDAIVATFVEDTNTLFVVDEAARLLGALSQSDLLRSSIGQVDLHRMPVSVIMTRSANLVTLQPDETILSATRKLRTHGLTSLPVTKVVQTAAGQHLEVTGVISLRTINALLAEVAEIR, encoded by the coding sequence ATGCAACTTACGCCACGGCAAGGTAGCATCTTAGAGAGAGTAAAGCAGTCTCAGCCTATCACTGCCGAAGACCTCGCCGCCGAACTAAAAGTGTCGCGTGCCACCATACGGGGCGATCTCGCCATCCTGACCATGTCCGGCTACTTAGAAGCCCGCCCGCGGGTGGGCTACACTTACGCTGGTCGAGAGCAGGGGGGGGAGGCCTTAGCCCGTCTCCTAGAACTCTGTGTGCGCGAAGTACAGAGCGTACCCGTAGTAGTTAAGGCCACTTCCTCTTTGTATGATGCCATCGTGGCCACCTTTGTCGAGGACACCAACACCCTCTTTGTGGTCGACGAGGCTGCACGTCTCCTAGGCGCACTCTCGCAGAGCGACCTCCTGCGTAGCTCCATCGGTCAGGTCGACCTACACAGAATGCCAGTCAGTGTCATTATGACCCGCAGCGCTAACTTGGTGACTCTACAACCGGACGAAACCATTTTGTCCGCCACGCGTAAGCTCAGAACCCATGGTTTAACTTCGCTACCGGTCACCAAAGTAGTACAGACAGCAGCTGGCCAGCACCTCGAGGTGACCGGGGTCATTTCACTGCGTACCATCAATGCCTTACTCGCCGAAGTGGCGGAAATACGCTAG
- a CDS encoding kinase/pyrophosphorylase gives MERKSVLYVVSDSLGETAHRVARAAVSQFDNHMEYKRISYVSSIEALDEVVDEAKLHRSLVIHTLVLPELRQHVNTRCAAAGVGVVDVLGPMMDGLATIAQSLPKLQPGRIYQLDEEYFREVEAVEFAVKYDDGKDPRGLLKADLVLLGVSRTSKTPLSMYLAHRGYRVANVPLVPEVNPPEEIFLVDPARIFGLTIRADELQAIRQERLKALGLASNASYASFERIREELSFGEGVMRKAGCRIIDVTKKAVEETASKIIEYYNRRERSDK, from the coding sequence GTGGAGAGAAAGAGCGTCCTCTATGTTGTGTCTGACTCGTTAGGCGAGACAGCACATCGTGTGGCCCGTGCTGCCGTCAGTCAGTTTGACAATCATATGGAGTACAAGCGCATTTCCTACGTTTCAAGTATCGAGGCGCTAGATGAAGTAGTCGACGAGGCCAAGCTGCATCGCTCTCTCGTCATCCATACCCTGGTGCTGCCCGAGCTTAGGCAGCATGTAAATACCCGCTGCGCCGCAGCGGGGGTAGGTGTGGTCGACGTACTAGGGCCCATGATGGACGGCTTGGCGACCATCGCTCAGTCGTTACCCAAACTTCAGCCTGGGCGTATCTATCAGTTAGATGAAGAATATTTCCGCGAAGTCGAGGCGGTGGAGTTTGCCGTAAAGTACGACGACGGCAAAGACCCGCGCGGCTTGCTCAAGGCCGACTTAGTCTTGCTTGGCGTGTCACGCACCTCCAAGACACCCCTCAGCATGTACCTCGCGCATCGCGGGTACCGCGTCGCCAATGTGCCTCTCGTACCCGAGGTCAACCCACCAGAAGAAATCTTTCTGGTGGACCCCGCGCGCATCTTTGGCTTAACCATTAGGGCCGATGAGCTCCAAGCCATCCGGCAAGAACGCCTAAAGGCCCTTGGCCTGGCCAGTAATGCTAGCTATGCTAGCTTCGAGCGCATCAGAGAAGAGCTCTCTTTCGGCGAAGGCGTGATGCGCAAAGCCGGGTGTAGAATAATTGACGTCACCAAGAAAGCCGTTGAAGAAACCGCCTCAAAGATTATTGAGTACTACAATCGCCGTGAGCGTTCCGACAAGTAA
- the deoC gene encoding deoxyribose-phosphate aldolase gives MQAREVAKYIDHTILKADATPRDIEKLCHEANQYGFAAVCVNACYVPLVKSIVHDDIHVASVVGFPLGATSTYSKCQETKQAILDGASEIDMVINIGWAKAGMWAEVEADIRAVVLAAAPVGVKVILETALLNDEEKIAVCSASKRAGAAFVKTSTGFGPAGATLPDVALMRRTVGPDVMVKASGGVRNLDTLLAFVAAGANRIGTSSGVAIVEESQAQNATT, from the coding sequence ATGCAAGCAAGAGAAGTAGCAAAATATATCGATCACACCATACTAAAGGCCGACGCCACCCCGCGCGACATCGAAAAGCTCTGCCACGAAGCCAATCAGTACGGTTTTGCGGCTGTGTGCGTCAACGCCTGCTACGTGCCCTTGGTTAAGAGCATCGTTCATGACGATATTCATGTCGCCAGCGTGGTTGGCTTCCCATTAGGCGCCACTTCGACCTATAGCAAGTGCCAAGAAACCAAGCAAGCCATTTTAGACGGGGCCAGCGAAATAGACATGGTCATTAATATCGGCTGGGCTAAGGCAGGTATGTGGGCCGAAGTAGAAGCCGACATTCGTGCCGTGGTACTCGCAGCCGCGCCTGTTGGCGTCAAGGTTATTCTTGAGACCGCCCTCCTAAATGACGAAGAAAAGATAGCCGTGTGCAGCGCCTCTAAAAGAGCAGGGGCAGCTTTTGTCAAGACCTCTACCGGGTTTGGCCCCGCTGGCGCTACCTTGCCCGACGTCGCTCTTATGCGCCGCACCGTCGGCCCCGACGTTATGGTCAAGGCCTCGGGGGGAGTACGCAATTTAGATACTTTGCTCGCCTTCGTTGCCGCTGGCGCTAATCGCATTGGTACTAGTTCTGGCGTAGCCATTGTGGAGGAAAGCCAAGCTCAGAATGCCACAACTTAA
- the era gene encoding GTPase Era, whose amino-acid sequence MTFHSGFVAVVGRPNVGKSTLLNRVLGEKILIVSDKPQTTRNKIRCIFSEDNLQVVFLDTPGIHKPQHKLGEQLVQNAVSSLSEVDQAWFVVEPSTSVGKGDQHIIDLFPENAHVVLVVNKADTVSADEVRRTLDAYLGVYRFKAVFVVSALQGQGVDDLLAYMRLNLPVGPQYYPTDMIIDQPERFVAAEMIREKLLELTRDEVPHSLAVVVESMADKGNFVHVSANIYVERESQKGIVIGKQGALLKAVGIAARRDMEALLGSQVHLELWVKVRKGWRNKELDIQRLGYERER is encoded by the coding sequence TTGACGTTTCATTCAGGTTTTGTGGCCGTGGTAGGCCGGCCTAATGTGGGCAAGTCCACACTGCTAAATCGGGTACTAGGCGAAAAAATACTTATCGTCAGCGACAAGCCGCAGACCACCCGTAACAAAATTCGCTGCATTTTCTCAGAGGACAACTTGCAAGTCGTTTTTTTGGACACGCCAGGCATACATAAGCCACAGCACAAGCTAGGCGAGCAACTGGTGCAAAACGCGGTCAGCAGCTTGTCCGAGGTCGATCAGGCTTGGTTTGTGGTCGAGCCTAGCACGAGCGTAGGCAAGGGTGACCAGCACATCATCGACTTGTTCCCAGAGAACGCCCATGTAGTTCTCGTCGTCAACAAGGCCGATACCGTTTCTGCCGACGAAGTTAGGCGCACTCTCGATGCCTACTTGGGCGTTTATCGGTTCAAGGCTGTCTTTGTCGTCTCGGCCTTGCAGGGCCAAGGGGTAGACGATCTCTTAGCCTACATGCGGCTAAACCTGCCCGTAGGGCCCCAGTACTACCCCACCGATATGATTATCGATCAGCCCGAACGTTTTGTGGCGGCTGAAATGATCAGAGAGAAGCTGTTAGAGTTAACGCGCGATGAAGTGCCGCATTCCCTAGCTGTGGTTGTCGAGAGCATGGCCGACAAGGGCAACTTCGTGCATGTCTCAGCTAACATCTATGTCGAGCGCGAGTCGCAAAAAGGCATAGTCATCGGCAAGCAGGGCGCACTTCTTAAGGCCGTCGGCATAGCCGCACGCCGTGATATGGAGGCCTTGCTAGGCAGTCAAGTCCACTTAGAATTGTGGGTAAAGGTACGCAAGGGTTGGCGCAACAAAGAGCTCGACATTCAGCGCCTTGGTTACGAGAGAGAAAGGTAG
- a CDS encoding DUF881 domain-containing protein — translation MKVSVLQRERPWLTMVVAVVLLINTLMLGRSFNLYRLPGEADAAATARAGAELVIDHLTRIAESDGLDKNRAMQDTLAVMLFEVNKARTADEVSQSLQRGILEAQTVMAREAENLRREAIVTLLRTQGPVKNLRGKATLTVSREEGREVLVKGPPDMVTPALLRELNGHRALARNFSLINIEIENGQVRAPLPRSLTDRLTSLEQEAATLRLELQALRTQAGHLPLTGAGVRIKVFDAFRGLDAAEIVHDGDVRDIVNELLAAGASGIAVGEQRLIATSSIRCAGPVILVNQRPIVVDPVLIEAVGDSAVLYSSLSLVRASLLTTRGVQVDVVPVRNMTLPAFLPSR, via the coding sequence GTGAAAGTAAGCGTGTTGCAGAGAGAGCGGCCTTGGCTTACGATGGTCGTCGCGGTCGTCCTACTCATTAATACCCTTATGCTCGGGCGTAGTTTCAACCTCTATCGTTTGCCGGGGGAGGCCGATGCTGCGGCCACTGCACGCGCTGGGGCAGAACTCGTTATCGATCATTTGACGAGAATCGCGGAGAGTGATGGCTTAGATAAGAATCGGGCCATGCAAGACACCCTGGCGGTGATGCTGTTTGAGGTGAACAAGGCTCGCACGGCAGACGAAGTATCGCAGTCTTTGCAGCGGGGGATACTTGAGGCGCAGACGGTGATGGCGAGAGAAGCCGAAAATTTGCGGCGCGAGGCCATCGTCACCCTGTTACGCACACAAGGTCCCGTAAAGAACCTGCGGGGCAAGGCGACGCTCACCGTTAGCCGCGAGGAAGGGCGCGAGGTGCTCGTTAAAGGTCCGCCCGACATGGTTACGCCAGCGCTTCTAAGGGAGCTAAACGGCCACCGCGCCCTAGCACGCAATTTCTCCCTCATTAATATAGAGATCGAAAATGGGCAGGTACGTGCACCCCTGCCGCGCTCACTTACCGACCGGTTGACCTCGCTAGAGCAAGAAGCCGCTACCCTGCGCCTAGAGCTGCAGGCTCTACGTACCCAAGCGGGGCACCTGCCCTTGACTGGTGCCGGGGTGCGCATCAAGGTTTTTGACGCTTTTCGGGGTCTTGATGCCGCAGAGATTGTCCACGATGGCGATGTGCGCGATATTGTCAACGAGTTGCTGGCCGCAGGTGCCTCGGGTATTGCCGTAGGCGAACAGCGTCTTATCGCTACTTCTTCTATACGCTGTGCCGGTCCGGTCATACTGGTGAACCAGCGTCCCATTGTAGTGGACCCAGTACTCATCGAAGCCGTGGGCGATAGTGCCGTACTATATTCAAGTCTCAGTCTCGTGAGAGCAAGCTTGCTCACTACGCGAGGGGTACAAGTCGATGTTGTGCCGGTGCGTAACATGACCTTGCCAGCTTTTTTGCCGTCTAGGTAG
- a CDS encoding diacylglycerol kinase family protein, with product MKAPHRLTDSFRDALIGIATAFREEKNMRIHFAVFFILLGASWYAGLNRWEWALVLLAAGLVITSEMLNSAVERVVDLVEPNFHPLAALSKRLAAGGVLIAALTAVAIGAIVFWPRLYTLWR from the coding sequence ATGAAAGCCCCGCACCGCCTTACCGATAGCTTTAGAGACGCCCTCATAGGCATAGCCACCGCCTTCAGAGAAGAAAAAAACATGCGCATTCATTTTGCCGTGTTCTTTATTCTGCTCGGCGCCTCTTGGTACGCGGGGCTAAACAGATGGGAGTGGGCCTTAGTGCTGCTCGCCGCCGGGCTGGTTATCACTAGCGAAATGCTAAATTCTGCTGTGGAGCGCGTGGTCGACTTAGTCGAGCCCAACTTTCATCCCCTCGCGGCCCTCTCTAAGCGTCTTGCTGCCGGGGGTGTACTCATTGCCGCGCTCACCGCAGTCGCTATTGGCGCCATTGTTTTTTGGCCGCGGCTCTATACGCTCTGGCGTTAG
- the dnaG gene encoding DNA primase, which translates to MPSYPREFVELVRSSADIVQVVGEAVRLNKKGRDYWGLCPFHGEKTPSFKVSPEKQMYYCFGCHAGGNSLSFLMEHHKLSFNEALERLAERAGLEMPTSQVDDAAFLAKRRERERDIRVMEWAADIYYRQLQNASLGREAREYLIKRGLSPELMAELKIGYSLPPWRTLLERAEKDGFTPEELLRVGLAVAGDKGLYDRFRHRIMYPIRNRQGQVIAFGGRVLDDTQPKYLNSPETKLFHKGHELYGLDRAGKAISKAGYAVIVEGYMDAIAAWKHGLDNVVASLGTALTIEQVTILKRYADRLILCYDTDDAGVAATMRGIEVVRRLGLSGGVASLGTSKDPDDYLRTHSKEDFLVRVSQESIPFTEYRIASLAKSHDTLTPEGRGAFAASVAKLLSEVENAVEREGYLDKVMHQYHLPRESFRQELAKVMGKSPSSDKLSKGRHNISGKDVALPKAGWLKAARTLLYLMATQPLLRGEIARRWSDLGFSDDKHRLLAAWMAEDLTLADDPVALAHELEGILKSELLIALSEQILEENTTSMANECFIALEEHSLSLQIAQIDREIESAQSSEERNQWLKERTDAVLRKKKLR; encoded by the coding sequence ATGCCAAGTTACCCTAGAGAATTTGTCGAGCTCGTGCGCTCTAGCGCCGACATAGTGCAGGTGGTCGGTGAAGCCGTGCGTCTAAACAAGAAGGGCCGAGATTACTGGGGGTTGTGCCCTTTTCATGGGGAGAAAACCCCCTCTTTTAAAGTCAGCCCCGAAAAGCAAATGTACTACTGCTTTGGTTGCCACGCCGGGGGCAATTCGCTCAGCTTTCTCATGGAGCACCACAAGCTGTCCTTTAACGAAGCCTTAGAACGTCTCGCCGAAAGAGCGGGGCTCGAGATGCCCACTAGTCAAGTCGATGATGCGGCGTTCTTGGCCAAGCGCCGTGAGCGCGAACGCGATATCAGGGTCATGGAGTGGGCGGCCGACATATACTACCGCCAACTGCAGAACGCCTCCTTAGGGCGTGAGGCACGCGAATACTTAATCAAGCGGGGCCTTTCCCCCGAACTTATGGCCGAGCTTAAAATTGGCTACAGCCTGCCGCCATGGCGCACCCTGCTCGAGCGCGCCGAGAAAGACGGCTTCACGCCAGAAGAGCTACTGCGGGTAGGGTTAGCTGTAGCGGGGGATAAGGGCCTCTACGACCGTTTTCGGCATCGTATCATGTACCCTATTCGTAATCGCCAGGGCCAGGTCATAGCCTTTGGGGGTCGTGTGCTCGATGACACGCAGCCTAAGTACCTAAACTCGCCCGAGACAAAGCTATTCCACAAGGGACATGAGCTCTATGGGCTAGATAGGGCAGGCAAGGCTATCTCTAAAGCAGGGTATGCCGTCATAGTGGAGGGGTACATGGATGCCATAGCAGCGTGGAAGCACGGCCTAGACAATGTCGTGGCGTCGCTTGGCACGGCGCTAACTATAGAACAAGTGACGATCTTAAAGCGCTACGCCGATCGCCTTATACTCTGTTATGACACCGATGATGCGGGTGTGGCCGCCACCATGCGGGGCATTGAAGTAGTGCGTCGCCTAGGTCTTAGTGGCGGCGTCGCCAGCTTAGGCACGAGCAAAGACCCAGACGACTACTTGCGCACCCACAGCAAAGAGGATTTTTTGGTCAGAGTATCGCAAGAGAGCATACCCTTTACAGAGTACCGCATTGCCAGTCTTGCCAAGTCGCACGATACGCTTACCCCAGAAGGGCGGGGTGCTTTTGCGGCCAGTGTCGCCAAGCTGCTCTCCGAGGTCGAGAACGCCGTAGAGCGAGAAGGCTACTTAGATAAAGTTATGCATCAGTACCACCTGCCGCGGGAGTCTTTTCGGCAGGAACTAGCTAAAGTCATGGGTAAATCACCTAGTTCGGATAAACTTTCCAAAGGGCGGCATAATATTTCTGGTAAAGATGTGGCGTTGCCCAAGGCGGGTTGGCTTAAGGCGGCCCGCACCCTGCTCTACCTCATGGCCACACAGCCCCTGCTGCGCGGCGAAATCGCTCGCCGGTGGAGTGACCTAGGGTTTAGCGATGACAAGCATCGTCTCTTAGCAGCGTGGATGGCCGAAGACCTCACCTTAGCCGATGATCCGGTAGCTCTGGCACACGAGTTAGAGGGCATCTTAAAGTCCGAACTTCTTATTGCGCTAAGTGAGCAAATTTTAGAGGAAAACACTACTAGCATGGCGAATGAATGTTTTATCGCTTTAGAAGAGCATAGTCTGTCTTTGCAGATAGCGCAAATTGACCGCGAGATAGAATCGGCCCAAAGTAGCGAAGAAAGAAACCAATGGTTAAAAGAACGTACCGACGCAGTTCTCCGTAAGAAGAAACTTAGATAG
- a CDS encoding CpsD/CapB family tyrosine-protein kinase has product MKNHQLITSDLSSRVAESYRVLRTNIQFSSLDKPVKTILITSTAPAEGKSTTAANLAIAFAQTGSKVLIIDGDLRRPSQHKVFKTSNPLGLTNLLMQNVATQIAVRDVGVPNLKVVSSGPIPPNPSEIIGSGRMRDLLDSFKKDFDIIIIDGPPTLAVTDSAILSSMVDGVILVVAVGEVSKEMANKAKAQLASVKANILGVVLNGVEGDSQDDYYYYYYGSRRTKS; this is encoded by the coding sequence ATGAAAAACCACCAGCTCATAACGAGCGACCTTTCTTCGCGGGTGGCCGAGTCCTACCGCGTACTGCGCACTAATATCCAGTTTTCCTCGCTCGACAAACCCGTCAAGACTATTTTAATCACCTCCACGGCTCCAGCCGAGGGCAAGTCCACCACCGCCGCCAATCTGGCCATCGCCTTTGCACAAACTGGTAGCAAGGTGCTCATTATAGACGGCGACTTGCGCCGGCCCTCCCAGCACAAAGTATTCAAAACAAGCAACCCACTCGGGCTCACCAACCTGCTAATGCAAAATGTAGCTACGCAGATCGCCGTGCGCGACGTCGGTGTGCCAAACCTCAAGGTAGTCAGTTCCGGCCCCATACCGCCTAACCCCTCAGAAATTATTGGTAGTGGCCGCATGCGCGACTTGCTGGATTCCTTTAAAAAAGACTTTGACATCATCATTATCGATGGCCCGCCCACCCTAGCCGTAACCGACTCAGCCATACTTTCTTCCATGGTGGATGGGGTTATTTTGGTGGTTGCCGTGGGTGAAGTAAGCAAAGAAATGGCTAACAAGGCCAAGGCCCAGCTAGCCAGTGTCAAGGCCAACATCCTTGGGGTGGTACTAAATGGTGTCGAAGGCGACTCGCAGGACGATTACTATTACTACTACTATGGCAGCCGCAGGACGAAGTCCTAG
- the rpoD gene encoding RNA polymerase sigma factor RpoD, translating into MNKKEIQLEAIKNLIERGKKSGVLTYKEVSDQLNEVELEPDQIEELYEGLAGLGIDVVPERGLNEALVPIEPDGVILRAVIPDEEVEQGEIGIPDGVRLDDPVRMYLKEIGRVPLLTSDEEVELAKRMESGNMDAKRRLVEANLRLVVSIAKRYVGRGMLFLDLIQEGNLGLMKAVEKFDYRKGYKFSTYATWWIRQAITRAIADQARTIRIPVHMVETINKLIRVTRQLLQELGREPTPEEVAAEMGMPVERVHEIHKIAQEPVSLETPIGEEEDSHLGDFIPDEDAPAPAESAAYAMLREQLEDTLSTLTVREQKVLRLRFGLEDGRPRTLEEVGHEFGVTRERIRQIEAKALRKLRHPSRSKWLRDFLE; encoded by the coding sequence TTGAACAAGAAAGAAATTCAGCTTGAAGCTATTAAGAACCTGATTGAGCGGGGGAAGAAGAGCGGGGTGCTCACCTACAAGGAAGTGAGCGACCAGCTGAATGAAGTGGAGCTCGAACCAGATCAAATCGAGGAGCTATATGAGGGGCTAGCGGGCCTAGGCATCGACGTGGTCCCTGAGCGTGGGCTGAACGAGGCCTTGGTGCCCATTGAGCCAGACGGAGTCATCTTGCGCGCCGTTATTCCCGATGAAGAGGTAGAGCAGGGTGAAATCGGCATACCCGATGGTGTGCGCCTCGATGATCCGGTTCGTATGTACCTTAAAGAGATTGGCCGCGTGCCTCTCCTTACTTCCGACGAAGAAGTAGAGTTGGCCAAACGCATGGAGAGCGGCAACATGGACGCGAAGCGTCGCTTGGTAGAGGCTAACTTGCGCCTCGTCGTCTCCATCGCCAAGCGCTATGTAGGCCGGGGCATGTTGTTTCTTGACTTAATCCAGGAAGGCAACCTTGGTCTCATGAAGGCCGTTGAGAAATTCGATTACCGCAAGGGCTACAAATTCTCAACCTACGCCACCTGGTGGATTCGCCAAGCCATAACCCGCGCCATCGCCGACCAAGCCCGCACCATTCGCATACCCGTGCACATGGTCGAGACGATTAATAAACTCATCCGTGTGACGCGTCAGCTCTTGCAAGAGCTAGGTCGCGAGCCCACCCCCGAAGAAGTCGCCGCCGAAATGGGCATGCCCGTTGAGCGCGTGCACGAAATTCATAAAATTGCGCAAGAGCCCGTTTCTCTCGAAACACCCATCGGTGAAGAAGAGGACTCGCACCTAGGCGATTTTATCCCCGATGAAGACGCCCCCGCTCCCGCGGAGTCGGCGGCCTATGCCATGTTGCGCGAGCAGCTTGAAGACACCCTTTCGACTTTAACAGTGCGCGAGCAAAAAGTCTTGCGGCTGCGCTTTGGTCTAGAGGACGGCAGGCCGCGCACCCTAGAAGAAGTAGGGCATGAGTTTGGCGTCACGCGCGAGCGCATCCGCCAAATCGAGGCCAAGGCACTGCGCAAATTGCGCCACCCGAGCCGCAGCAAGTGGCTACGAGACTTCTTAGAATAA
- the recO gene encoding DNA repair protein RecO translates to MPQLKGEGLVLRSYNLGEWDRLLLILVAGHGKVRAVAKGARKVQSRFASVTQPFSHLRFTLYQGKSLYTLSQVEMVEGFRPLRENLDKIAFGLYMMELVDLSLVDGQSHDDILSLLTACLHILCHSERHELLLAFFTLRLLSRLGFAVSVEHCMECGSEAGQKLVLAAPGFLCPTCSNRAQSQSLVTVSKEAHHLLLALSEGSWRRLETWPEPAPAEREVAVLLDRIMTHKLERTPESRAFLAELRRGTR, encoded by the coding sequence ATGCCACAACTTAAGGGCGAAGGCCTAGTGCTCCGGTCTTACAACTTGGGGGAGTGGGATAGGCTACTCTTAATACTGGTCGCCGGCCATGGCAAGGTGCGCGCGGTAGCAAAAGGTGCCCGCAAGGTACAGAGTCGTTTTGCGTCTGTCACCCAGCCCTTCTCGCACCTGCGTTTCACCCTCTACCAAGGAAAATCTCTCTACACCCTAAGTCAGGTAGAGATGGTCGAGGGTTTTCGCCCCCTGCGTGAGAACTTAGACAAAATTGCCTTTGGCCTCTACATGATGGAGCTCGTGGATTTATCTTTGGTCGATGGGCAGAGCCATGACGACATCCTAAGTCTACTCACGGCCTGCCTTCATATCTTGTGTCATAGTGAGCGCCACGAGCTGCTTTTGGCGTTCTTTACGCTTCGTTTGCTAAGCCGGCTCGGTTTCGCCGTCAGCGTGGAGCATTGTATGGAATGCGGCAGTGAGGCAGGCCAAAAACTTGTGCTGGCGGCTCCAGGGTTTCTCTGTCCCACCTGCAGCAACAGAGCGCAGAGCCAAAGTCTGGTCACTGTCAGTAAAGAAGCTCATCACTTGCTCCTGGCATTAAGCGAAGGCAGCTGGCGCCGCCTGGAAACATGGCCGGAGCCCGCGCCCGCCGAGCGCGAGGTGGCTGTGCTACTAGACCGCATCATGACCCACAAGTTAGAGCGAACACCCGAGAGTCGTGCCTTTTTGGCGGAGCTACGAAGGGGAACGAGGTGA